Proteins from one Panthera leo isolate Ple1 chromosome D1, P.leo_Ple1_pat1.1, whole genome shotgun sequence genomic window:
- the LOC122200151 gene encoding hemoglobin subunit epsilon-2 — translation MVHFTAEEKAAVVSLWAKVNVELVGGEVLGRLLVVFPWTQRFFDNFGNLSSESAIMGNPRVKAHGKKVLTSFGNAVKHMDDLKDTFAELSELHCDKMHVDPENFKLLGNMILIVLATHFSKEFTPQVQAAWQKLTTAVANALAHRYH, via the exons ATGGTGCATTTTACGGCTGAGGAGAAGGCTGCTGTTGTTAGCCTGTGGGCCAAGGTGAACGTGGAGTTGGTTGGAGGCGAGGTCCTGGGAAG GCTCCTGGTTGTTTTTCCATGGACCCAGAGGTTCTTTGACAATTTTGGCAACTTATCCTCTGAGTCTGCCATAATGGGCAACCCCAGGGTCAAGGCCCATGGCAAGAAGGTACTGACCTCCTTTGGAAACGCTGTTAAACATATGGATGACCTCAAGGACACCTTTGCTGAGCTGAGTGAGCTGCATTGTGACAAGAtgcatgtggatcctgagaacttCAAG CTTCTAGGCAACATGATTTTGATTGTCTTGGCAACTCACTTCAGCAAGGAGTTTACTCCACAGGTGCAGGCTGCTTGGCAGAAGCTGACCACTGCTGTGGCTAATGCTCTGGCCCACAGGTACCACTGA
- the HBE1 gene encoding hemoglobin subunit epsilon: MVHFTAEEKAAITSLWGKVNVEEAGGEALGRLLVVYPWTQRFFDNFGNLSSTSAIMGNPKVKAHGKKVLTSFGDAIKNMDNLKGAFAKLSELHCDKLHVDPENFRLLGNVLVIILASHFGKEFTPDMQAMWQKLVAGVATALAHKYH; the protein is encoded by the exons ATGGtgcattttacagctgaggagaAGGCTGCCATCACTAGCCTGTGGGGCAAAGTGAATGTGGAAGAGGCTGGAGGCGAGGCCCTGGGCAG GCTCCTGGTTGTTTACCCCTGGACCCAGAGATTCTTTGACAACTTCGGCAACCTGTCCTCTACTTCTGCCATAATGGGTAACCCCAAGGTCAAGGCACATGGCAAGAAGGTGCTGACCTCCTTTGGTGATGCTATTAAGAACATGGACAACCTCAAGGGTGCCTTCGCTAAGCTTAGTGAGCTGCACTGTGACAAGCTGCATGTGGATCCCGAGAACTTCAGG CTCCTGGGCAACGTACTGGTGATCATTCTGGCTTCTCATTTTGGCAAGGAATTCACCCCTGATATGCAGGCCATGTGGCAGAAGCTGGTGGCTGGTGTTGCCACTGCTCTGGCACACAAGTACCACTGA